The following coding sequences lie in one Rutidosis leptorrhynchoides isolate AG116_Rl617_1_P2 chromosome 6, CSIRO_AGI_Rlap_v1, whole genome shotgun sequence genomic window:
- the LOC139853675 gene encoding uncharacterized protein, producing the protein MSQEQGYVEAKLTMKNMLNVIPQLKASMTENQQKIFRGTCFGPWLDLSYTGNDPGLVHAMLQRKSERPIGIDEKYPADDEEIWFSFRPNFKIRFSRREFCLITGFKFSRRTDMAHYIPRSYDVETPPIRRRCFPNRKVNSNITITDIQKLLYDGADFVVSDDDVVRLAIILIVERAFMGKQGIHVVSKKYLWLVEDFAKLNDYPWGNRIWDATYPVVKDGFQARESQLEVGKGYTLVGFMWSFKIWILEAYRRTIKSFAHKTDKNGVPRALFWKRSSAETFSVTDYLHLLNVMIYLASLRDQGARFVLATLRLHLTSYRQRKSSLASSVIRRKDARPTLRLVTDDVTRKVHGLRVCFRDARW; encoded by the exons ATGTCACAAGAACAG GGATATGTTGAGGCGAAGTTGACGATGAAGAATATGCTTAATGTTATACCTCAACTAAAGGCATCAATGACTGAGAATCAACAAAAAATTTTTAGGGGAACTTGTTTTGGTCCTTGGCTAGATCTTTCTTACACCGGCAATGATCCGGGCcttgtacatgcaatgctccaaAGAAAGAGTGAGCGACCGATAGGAATAGATGAAAAGTACCCTGCTGATGATGAGGAAATATGGTTTAGTTTCCGTCCGAATTTCAAAATTAGATTTAGTAGGCGGGAATTTTGTCTCATCACGGGGTTTAAGTTTAGTCGTCgcacggacatggcacattacattcCCAGAAGTTATGATGTAGAAACACCACCGATTAGACGACGTTGTTTCCCAAATCGTAAAGTTAATTCAAACATTACAATTACCGATATCCAAAAGCTTTTATATGATGGTGCTGATTTTGTGGTTAGTGATGATGATGTCGTGCGACTAGCCATTATTTTGATTGTGGAGAGAGCGTTTATGGGTAAGCAAGGGATTCATGTGGTGAGCAAAAAATACCTATGGCTAGTCGAAGACTTTGCTAAATTGAATGACTACCCGTGGGGTAATCGTATTTGGGATGCCACTTACCCCGTAGTTAAAGATGGATTTCAAGCTCGGGAAAGTCAGTTAGAGGTGGGAAAGGGTTATACTTTGGTCGGTTTTATGTGGTCATTTAAG atttggattctcgaggcaTATCGACGAACAATTAAAAGTTTTGCCCACAAGACAGACAAAAATGGAGTACCGAGGGCCTTATTTTGGAAACGTTCATCGGCTGAGACTTTTTCAGTCACTGATTACCTGCATCTACTAAACGTTatg atatatcttgcgtccttgcgtgaccAAGGCGCAAGGTTCgttcttgcgaccttgcgcctgcACCTTACGTCATATCGCCAACGCAAGAGTAGTCTTGCGTCATCAGTAattaggcgcaaggacgcaagaccaacCTTGCGCTTGGTTACTGATGACGTAACACGCAAGGTTCACGGCTTGCGTGTTTGTTTCCGGGACGCAAG ATGGTGA